In a single window of the Neodiprion virginianus isolate iyNeoVirg1 chromosome 1, iyNeoVirg1.1, whole genome shotgun sequence genome:
- the LOC124310503 gene encoding V-type proton ATPase subunit C isoform X2, giving the protein MTEYWLISAPGDKTCQQTWEAMNNLTSKQNSLSSNFKFHIPDLKVGTLDQLVGLSDDLGKLDGFVEQVTRKVATYLGEVLEDQRDKLHENLMANNSQASMDGEISPLGGEPDTPPNTPVTPSHKTSRERREQWQETEEPGLTASLGQHHRQRHHHHHNHDQNHHYHNHHQHHQHPSNSEKRSSSSSQGACEVRTPNDSSSIYSCYQTHWCAASNPPTPTPSPTLGSPSPCFSSEDENYDINDPQKPGRSGIVKKKRHASTNQQSDDNDDQEQDCSSDLPSPGDLPTYITRFQWDMAKYPIKQSLRNIADIISKQVGQIDADLKTKSTTYNNLKGSLQNLEKKQTGSLLTRNLADLVKKEHFILDSEYLSTLLVIVPKASFQEWYAVYEKLTDMIVPRSTQLISQDQEYGLFTVTLFKKVIEEFKLHAREKKFIVRDFTYNEEELAAGKNEITKLVTDKKKQFGPLVRWLKVNFSECFCAWIHVKALRVFVESVLRYGLPVNFQAILLQPNKKNSKRLRDVLNQLYAHLDSSATSGGNAQSSNQDSVDIPGLGFGQSDYYPYVYYKINVDMVDSKV; this is encoded by the exons ATGACGGAATACTGGCTAATTTCGGCACCCGGCGACAAGACCTGCCAGCAAACATGGGAGGCTATGAACAACTTGACGTCCAAGCAGAACTCACTATCGTCAAACTTCAAATTTCACATACCCGACTTGAAGGTGGGCACCCTCGACCAGCTCGTCGGCCTTTCCGACGACCTTGGAAAGTTGGACGGTTTTGTGGAACAAGTTACACGCAAAGTTGCCACCTACTTGGGTGAAGTCCTCGAAGATCAAAGAGACAAGCTTCATGAAAATCTCATGGCCAACAACA GTCAAGCGTCAATGGATGGGGAGATTTCACCCCTCGGTGGGGAACCGGACACTCCGCCAAACACACCTGTGACCCCGTCACACAAGACTTCCAGGGAGCGCCGCGAACAATGGCAGGAGACGGAAGAACCAGGGTTGACAGCTTCCCTAGGTCAGCATCATCGCCAAcgtcatcaccatcatcacaACCACGACCAAAACCACCACTACCACAATCACCACCAACATCACCAACATCCTTCCAACTCAGAAAAGAGATCATCATCCAGTTCCCAAGGCGCCTGCGAAGTTCGaactccgaatgattcgtCGTCGATATATTCGTGCTACCAAACGCATTGGTGCGCAGCTTCCAACCCACCCACCCCAACCCCGAGCCCTACCCTTGGCAGTCCGTCTCCCTGTTTCTCGTCGGAGGATGAAAACTACGACATTAACGATCCACAGAAGCCTGGGCGATCtggaattgtgaaaaaaaaacgtcacgCTTCGACGAATCAACAGTCCGATGACAACGATGATCAAGAACAAGATTGTAGCAGCGATTTGCCTAGCCCAG GTGATCTGCCAACATATATAACAAGATTCCAATGGGACATGGCCAAGTATCCAATAAAGCAGTCGCTGCGTAACATCGCCGACATAATCAGCAAACAAGTGGGACAGATTGACGCGGATCTTAAAACTAAGTCAACAACTTACAACAATCTGAAAGGAAGCCTGCAAAATCTCGAGAAGAAGCAGAC AGGGAGCTTGTTGACTCGCAACCTGGCCGATTTAGTGAAAAAAGAACACTTTATTCTCGACAGCGAGTATCTCTCAACGCTGCTCGTAATTGTACCCAA GGCAAGCTTCCAGGAGTGGTATGCTGTGTATGAGAAATTGACCGACATGATTGTACCACGCAGTACACAATTGATTAGCCAGGATCAGGAGTATGGACTTTTTACGGTAACTTTGTTCAAAAAAGTTATCGAGGAGTTCAAGTTGCATGCTAGGGAAAAGAAGTTCATTGTTCGTGATTTTACTTACAACGAAGAAGAGCTGGCTGCCG gtaaaaatgaaattaccaAGCTGGTGACTGACAAGAAAAAGCAATTTGGTCCTTTGGTTCGATGGCTCAAAGTCAATTTCAGCGAATGTTTCTGTGCTTGGATTCACGTTAAAGCTCTTCGCGTTTTCGTTGAATCGGTCCTCAG GTACGGATTGCCAGTTAATTTTCAGGCCATTCTACTGCAGCCAAATAAGAAGAACAGTAAAAGGCTGCGCGATGTATTAAACCAGCTCTACGCCCATTTGGACTCCTCTGCCACATCTGGCGGAAACGCACAATCTTCGAATCAAGAT AGTGTGGACATACCGGGGTTGGGTTTTGGACAAAGTGACTACTACCCATATGTCTACTACAAAATCAATGTGGATATGGTCGACAGTAAGGTGTAA
- the LOC124310503 gene encoding V-type proton ATPase subunit C isoform X1: MTEYWLISAPGDKTCQQTWEAMNNLTSKQNSLSSNFKFHIPDLKVGTLDQLVGLSDDLGKLDGFVEQVTRKVATYLGEVLEDQRDKLHENLMANNSDLPTYITRFQWDMAKYPIKQSLRNIADIISKQVGQIDADLKTKSTTYNNLKGSLQNLEKKQTGSLLTRNLADLVKKEHFILDSEYLSTLLVIVPKASFQEWYAVYEKLTDMIVPRSTQLISQDQEYGLFTVTLFKKVIEEFKLHAREKKFIVRDFTYNEEELAAGKNEITKLVTDKKKQFGPLVRWLKVNFSECFCAWIHVKALRVFVESVLRYGLPVNFQAILLQPNKKNSKRLRDVLNQLYAHLDSSATSGGNAQSSNQDSVDIPGLGFGQSDYYPYVYYKINVDMVDSKV, from the exons ATGACGGAATACTGGCTAATTTCGGCACCCGGCGACAAGACCTGCCAGCAAACATGGGAGGCTATGAACAACTTGACGTCCAAGCAGAACTCACTATCGTCAAACTTCAAATTTCACATACCCGACTTGAAGGTGGGCACCCTCGACCAGCTCGTCGGCCTTTCCGACGACCTTGGAAAGTTGGACGGTTTTGTGGAACAAGTTACACGCAAAGTTGCCACCTACTTGGGTGAAGTCCTCGAAGATCAAAGAGACAAGCTTCATGAAAATCTCATGGCCAACAACA GTGATCTGCCAACATATATAACAAGATTCCAATGGGACATGGCCAAGTATCCAATAAAGCAGTCGCTGCGTAACATCGCCGACATAATCAGCAAACAAGTGGGACAGATTGACGCGGATCTTAAAACTAAGTCAACAACTTACAACAATCTGAAAGGAAGCCTGCAAAATCTCGAGAAGAAGCAGAC AGGGAGCTTGTTGACTCGCAACCTGGCCGATTTAGTGAAAAAAGAACACTTTATTCTCGACAGCGAGTATCTCTCAACGCTGCTCGTAATTGTACCCAA GGCAAGCTTCCAGGAGTGGTATGCTGTGTATGAGAAATTGACCGACATGATTGTACCACGCAGTACACAATTGATTAGCCAGGATCAGGAGTATGGACTTTTTACGGTAACTTTGTTCAAAAAAGTTATCGAGGAGTTCAAGTTGCATGCTAGGGAAAAGAAGTTCATTGTTCGTGATTTTACTTACAACGAAGAAGAGCTGGCTGCCG gtaaaaatgaaattaccaAGCTGGTGACTGACAAGAAAAAGCAATTTGGTCCTTTGGTTCGATGGCTCAAAGTCAATTTCAGCGAATGTTTCTGTGCTTGGATTCACGTTAAAGCTCTTCGCGTTTTCGTTGAATCGGTCCTCAG GTACGGATTGCCAGTTAATTTTCAGGCCATTCTACTGCAGCCAAATAAGAAGAACAGTAAAAGGCTGCGCGATGTATTAAACCAGCTCTACGCCCATTTGGACTCCTCTGCCACATCTGGCGGAAACGCACAATCTTCGAATCAAGAT AGTGTGGACATACCGGGGTTGGGTTTTGGACAAAGTGACTACTACCCATATGTCTACTACAAAATCAATGTGGATATGGTCGACAGTAAGGTGTAA
- the LOC124310505 gene encoding S-methyl-5'-thioadenosine phosphorylase: MGKYKIKVGIIGGSGLDDPAGQILQNRVEISQETAKNEFGLPSSDLYQGQIAGIEVVLLSRHGVGHKINPTNVNYRANIEALRLAGCTHILASTACGSLQESIHPGDLVIPDSFIDRTTKRNGTFFDGTSKEYPGVCHVPMEPAFHPNVRKTIANAAKLLNIDIRDGGTVVTIEGPRFSSKAESQSFRQWGGDLINMTVVPEVCLAKEAGILYGAIALATDYDCWKDAGDRVCVADVMSVFKKNVIRVTQLLIETIKLMAASSDQEMWDEQIDELKNLVVCGNVSSNKAA; encoded by the exons ATGGGAAAATACAAAATCAAG GTTGGGATAATTGGTGGATCAGGTCTAGACGACCCAGCCGGTCAAATATTGCAGAATCGCGTAGAAATATCACAGGAAActgcaaaaaatgaatttggaCTCCCGTCGAGTGATCTTTACCAGGGTCAAATTGCTGGCATAGAAGTCGTTCTACTTTCTCG GCATGGGGTAGGTCACAAAATTAATCCTACCAATGTGAACTACCGAGCTAACATAGAAGCTCTGCGTTTGGCTGGTTGCACCCACATATTGGCCTCGACGGCTTGCGGATCCCTCCAAGAGTCTATCCACCCTGGCGATCTTGTTATACCGGATAGTTTTATCGATAGGACAACCAAGAGGAATGGCACGTTCTTTGACGGAACATCTAAGGAATACCCAG GAGTATGTCACGTACCAATGGAACCAGCGTTTCATCCCAATGTCCGGAAGACAATTGCCAATGCAGCAAAGCTTTTGAATATTGATATAAGGGATGGAGGAACTGTAGTCACAATAGAAGGACCTAGATTTTCGTCAAAAGCAGAGAGTCAATCCTTCCGACAATGGGGAGGTGATCTTATCAATATGACTGTAGTCCCAGAG GTGTGCTTGGCAAAGGAAGCAGGTATTCTGTACGGAGCTATCGCTTTGGCTACAGATTATGATTGTTGGAAGGATGCAGGAGACAGAGTATGCGTGGCAGATGTAATGAGCGtattcaagaaaaatgttATCAGAGTAACTCAGCTTCTTATTGAGACTATTAAGCTTATGGCTGCATCATCAGATCAAGAAATGTGGGATGAACAGATCGATGAACTCAAG aatttgGTGGTATGTGGAAACGTCTCGTCAAATAAAGCAGCCTAG